In a genomic window of Candidatus Poribacteria bacterium:
- a CDS encoding alanine--glyoxylate aminotransferase family protein: MYDELIASPRVLLGPGPSEANARVLKAMTTPMLGYLDAEFVKIMDDTVALLRRVFGTENSLTLPVSGTGTAGMEAALANLIEPDDSVVVGVCGYFGARIADIAARCGANVTTVEAEWGKHIPTEKIAKAVAKVSNPKLVALVHGETSTGILQPLTEAVEIAHENGALFLADCVTSLGGQPVDLDIRGIDVAYSCTQKCLACPPGLSPISFSERAVEVIRNRKTPIQSFYLDMTLLENYWHAKKRGYHHTVSMSLIYALREGLRVILEEGLAARYERHERNALALLAGAEAIGLQPAAEEGYRAPMLTTLRIPDGIDDATIRGRLITDYGIEIGGGLGIFAGKAWRVGLMGDSSNERNVMLFLNALEKLLIEFGHSVKLGTAVQAAAQAYSD; encoded by the coding sequence GTGTATGACGAATTAATAGCATCCCCGCGCGTGCTACTCGGTCCTGGACCCAGTGAAGCGAACGCGCGGGTACTTAAAGCAATGACGACCCCGATGTTGGGGTATTTAGACGCAGAATTTGTTAAAATAATGGATGACACCGTGGCACTGCTCCGCCGTGTCTTTGGAACCGAAAACAGCCTAACCTTACCGGTCTCTGGAACCGGGACTGCTGGAATGGAAGCCGCGCTCGCAAACCTCATTGAACCCGATGATTCAGTAGTTGTTGGGGTCTGTGGCTACTTCGGTGCCAGGATCGCCGACATCGCCGCACGGTGCGGCGCAAACGTGACAACCGTCGAAGCAGAATGGGGTAAACACATTCCCACCGAAAAGATCGCTAAAGCCGTTGCGAAGGTCTCAAACCCGAAACTGGTTGCACTCGTGCATGGCGAAACCTCCACCGGTATCCTTCAGCCACTAACAGAAGCCGTTGAGATCGCCCATGAAAATGGAGCCCTCTTTCTCGCCGACTGTGTAACTTCCCTCGGTGGACAACCCGTAGACCTCGACATACGCGGTATTGATGTCGCCTATAGCTGCACCCAAAAGTGTCTCGCCTGTCCTCCTGGACTTTCACCGATTAGTTTCAGCGAACGCGCCGTGGAAGTCATTCGGAACCGTAAGACCCCCATCCAGAGTTTTTATCTCGACATGACATTGCTCGAAAATTATTGGCACGCCAAAAAACGCGGCTATCATCACACAGTCTCAATGTCGCTTATCTACGCTTTACGGGAAGGATTACGTGTCATATTAGAAGAGGGTTTAGCAGCTCGCTATGAACGGCATGAACGCAATGCACTCGCACTTCTGGCGGGGGCTGAAGCGATTGGGTTGCAACCCGCCGCTGAGGAAGGTTACCGCGCACCAATGCTAACAACATTACGTATTCCTGACGGTATTGACGATGCAACTATTCGGGGACGGCTCATTACAGACTACGGCATAGAGATCGGGGGTGGTCTCGGAATCTTCGCCGGAAAGGCGTGGAGAGTTGGACTCATGGGCGACTCATCTAACGAGCGGAACGTCATGTTGTTCCTCAATGCCTTGGAGAAATTGCTAATTGAGTTCGGACATAGTGTGAAACTCGGCACTGCCGTTCAAGCCGCCGCACAGGCTTATAGCGATTAG
- a CDS encoding tetratricopeptide repeat protein: MNPRILGIIGGLALIIALLSPLMMGSSKKVEQLYQSAEDLRGQADYEGAIEKYAEALVESTKRGVKTEVIDKDFTTLANYKIAVSYSRLAEQSGDVNYYDSAIEYIEKVAPTATIPKHQEGLTYLWGHILYRTEQFELAEPKFMQLIENFPNSLFVENAWYAIGQLNFKLQNYEDSRQAFKAVLDGFPNSDFKDDAQHLIAQSFLNESNYEQAYQEFDKIATEEFKNYPDLQAEAMYKAAYSLNQLGRDDEAIGRYTNFITQFPESQYVTAAYFDQGAIYARQKDYDNARVNYELALQNTADRMLQAEIQSAIGRTYFDQGDYENAIVSYTTLLEEYPESDYIAEAKLGIADSYFRLSNWSQATVAYERVINEHQEATDFVPYCSYQIAEAYYKLGTEQRNAGDTEAGMATLELSLQWYQKTIDNFPQDPVAPHALYGAIWALNDLGRKEELETMAREFIDKNKNDNEFDILAAEVQLRFADIKRTEFKQYVEAAEEYAKLWDYRPLPKFHLVKLMGKFFEGRSYYEAAKPEGYQEGDAGADFNTEYLQKSVSAYREAVGMFNDEAFLPGVAEERYDDFGERVAQVEACIMNEALSHEMLGDWGQARDRYASIPETSEYYERALLLVANSHVKQGNQDDAIDYYNSILDKLADADNRSLAEIKLADLLRAEKRFEEAAVQYQAVVDGNPSGEYADDALYLVGLCYYQAATDNPDLLASSEAAFQRVLSDYADSPNAVEAYYGLALAYRDAAQKQNDTEKWALILQIADEANSKYAESDNELVLKTLGHIDLIKATAVESSSEEVDVDALVMSLSRIVNNTGAPEEARSRSQLKIGHTYYSAKRYDEGLAAYLDFVQKFPNSELAPNAQYQAAVCHYQIAQAATDAGSKQLSLQNTVAAAEKVATLTDDADNLISANYTAGLAKLGLEDNRGAADAFKAVTALEGQTEDEARKTLIFQAHSRLAELNATLGDHAASVQEYQYIIENTEDPDMKGRSYFAMAFAQDEQLKTYSEALMSYQNAIELVEDPLVKAQSYYRIGLIYQDQLKQLDRALETFQTLIGEYSGSDNANVASMVADAGIRRSTLYVELGRLDEAIAEAVEARDRTMANPQATVAEKAAAQYNIGFLYSDKARSLFSTEAGTDLQPYIDASRQAAGSFFEVTSIAAPVEKADKDTVIPYVQNSLFQAGQIYYSVGIGVKLPQDLTSALTPLTTFVGYIDQGLFPASDGLRKNTETALNYLAASNFELGRMQVGIDGEMSEKAVNYFLAAGDVFRDMVRRYPSANDAAFWQYHVGESYYAAQQFEKAIEEYEKVRTVNKTHKSAAESLYAISTCAQLLSEAAEKGGDAEARQRWYDRLFEANEILVAEYPNSQYTADALINIGNKYYNAGSEQGIEEAERISFYQMAIENYQKAVDTPGIGNESKSTALNYLNDTANALTFYEYEVATDLLNEAKLTSGDEQKPAIEGAIAAYSKIIETYPTTKYADLGLVQIGEAYMVLADSDDVYFNDALDYFNRLWAKYETTPPVDTKVNQALTYAISQIQTIQSYMRANNLQIRGEAAGGGGGGGE; this comes from the coding sequence GCGATTGAAAAGTATGCCGAGGCACTCGTCGAATCAACAAAACGAGGTGTGAAAACCGAAGTTATTGACAAGGACTTCACAACCCTCGCTAACTATAAGATCGCTGTGAGTTATTCGAGACTCGCCGAACAGTCGGGCGATGTCAACTACTATGACAGCGCGATTGAGTACATCGAAAAGGTCGCCCCCACTGCAACAATCCCTAAACACCAAGAGGGATTAACCTATCTCTGGGGACACATCCTTTACCGTACCGAGCAGTTTGAATTGGCAGAACCGAAGTTCATGCAGCTCATCGAGAACTTCCCGAACAGCCTCTTCGTTGAGAACGCATGGTATGCTATCGGGCAGCTGAACTTCAAATTACAGAACTATGAAGACTCCCGACAAGCCTTCAAAGCTGTTCTTGACGGTTTCCCGAATTCAGACTTCAAAGATGACGCACAACACCTCATCGCACAGTCATTCCTGAATGAGTCGAACTATGAGCAAGCCTATCAGGAATTCGACAAAATCGCGACGGAGGAATTCAAAAACTATCCCGACCTGCAAGCCGAAGCGATGTATAAAGCCGCTTATAGTTTGAATCAACTCGGTAGAGATGATGAAGCTATCGGTAGATACACCAACTTCATTACGCAGTTCCCGGAAAGCCAATACGTCACAGCAGCATACTTCGACCAAGGCGCAATTTACGCCCGTCAGAAGGACTATGACAACGCTCGCGTCAACTATGAGTTGGCACTCCAAAATACCGCCGACCGGATGCTACAGGCAGAAATCCAGTCCGCTATCGGACGTACATACTTCGATCAAGGCGACTATGAAAACGCTATCGTTTCATACACCACGCTTCTCGAAGAATACCCCGAAAGCGACTATATCGCCGAAGCAAAACTCGGTATCGCTGATAGCTACTTCCGCTTATCGAATTGGAGTCAAGCGACTGTGGCTTACGAACGCGTCATCAATGAACACCAAGAAGCCACCGACTTCGTTCCCTATTGCTCCTACCAGATTGCTGAGGCATATTACAAACTCGGCACTGAACAGAGAAATGCCGGGGATACCGAAGCCGGAATGGCGACGCTTGAACTCTCACTGCAGTGGTATCAGAAAACGATTGACAATTTCCCGCAAGATCCTGTCGCCCCTCACGCACTCTACGGTGCAATCTGGGCTTTGAACGATCTTGGTCGTAAAGAAGAGTTAGAAACCATGGCACGCGAGTTTATCGACAAGAATAAGAACGATAATGAGTTCGATATCCTTGCCGCTGAGGTTCAACTCCGATTTGCTGACATCAAACGGACAGAGTTCAAACAGTACGTTGAAGCCGCTGAAGAATACGCAAAACTCTGGGATTACCGTCCACTTCCGAAGTTCCATCTCGTCAAACTGATGGGTAAGTTCTTTGAAGGACGTTCCTATTACGAAGCCGCCAAACCTGAAGGCTATCAGGAAGGCGATGCAGGTGCTGACTTCAATACAGAATACCTCCAGAAGTCCGTCTCGGCATATCGAGAAGCGGTTGGCATGTTTAATGACGAAGCCTTCCTCCCTGGTGTTGCTGAGGAACGTTATGACGACTTCGGCGAGCGTGTCGCGCAAGTGGAAGCCTGTATCATGAACGAAGCCCTTTCACACGAAATGCTGGGTGACTGGGGACAGGCACGCGATCGCTATGCCTCTATTCCGGAAACCAGTGAATACTACGAACGCGCACTTCTCCTCGTCGCGAACAGCCACGTCAAGCAGGGCAATCAAGATGACGCAATTGACTATTACAATAGCATCTTGGATAAACTTGCCGATGCTGACAATAGGTCGTTGGCAGAGATCAAACTTGCTGACCTGCTCCGCGCAGAAAAGCGGTTTGAAGAAGCTGCTGTCCAATATCAAGCCGTCGTTGACGGGAACCCTTCGGGTGAATACGCAGACGATGCGCTCTATCTCGTGGGGCTTTGTTACTACCAAGCCGCCACTGATAACCCGGATCTCTTGGCTTCCTCTGAAGCCGCATTCCAACGTGTGCTTTCAGACTACGCCGATAGCCCGAACGCTGTTGAAGCCTATTACGGTCTGGCACTCGCCTATCGTGACGCGGCGCAAAAACAGAACGATACAGAAAAATGGGCACTCATCCTTCAGATCGCTGACGAAGCCAACAGCAAATATGCCGAAAGTGACAATGAGCTTGTTCTCAAGACACTTGGACATATCGATCTGATTAAAGCCACTGCTGTTGAAAGCAGTAGCGAAGAAGTTGATGTCGATGCGTTGGTAATGTCCCTGTCACGGATCGTGAACAACACTGGTGCACCTGAAGAGGCACGCAGTCGTTCGCAGCTGAAAATTGGACATACCTACTATTCTGCCAAACGTTATGATGAAGGATTGGCAGCATATCTCGACTTCGTCCAAAAGTTCCCGAACAGCGAATTGGCACCCAACGCACAGTATCAAGCGGCAGTCTGCCATTATCAAATTGCACAAGCCGCTACGGATGCTGGCAGCAAGCAGCTGAGCCTTCAGAATACTGTCGCCGCCGCTGAAAAAGTCGCAACCTTGACAGATGACGCTGACAACCTCATCAGTGCTAATTACACTGCAGGTTTGGCGAAACTCGGTCTCGAAGACAACAGAGGCGCAGCGGACGCATTCAAAGCCGTCACGGCATTAGAAGGACAGACGGAGGACGAAGCACGGAAGACTCTCATCTTCCAAGCACATTCACGTCTCGCTGAACTCAACGCCACGCTCGGCGACCACGCCGCCTCGGTGCAAGAGTATCAGTATATTATTGAAAACACGGAAGATCCGGATATGAAGGGACGCTCCTACTTCGCTATGGCATTCGCGCAAGACGAGCAACTCAAAACTTATTCGGAAGCCTTGATGAGCTACCAAAACGCCATTGAATTGGTCGAGGACCCGCTCGTCAAAGCGCAATCCTACTATCGCATAGGCTTGATTTATCAAGACCAACTCAAGCAGCTCGACAGAGCACTGGAAACCTTCCAGACTTTGATCGGTGAATACAGCGGTTCGGATAACGCGAACGTCGCCTCAATGGTTGCTGACGCTGGTATCCGTCGCTCCACCCTCTACGTCGAACTCGGTCGTTTAGATGAAGCCATTGCCGAAGCCGTTGAGGCACGCGACAGGACTATGGCGAATCCGCAGGCAACCGTGGCTGAGAAAGCCGCCGCACAATACAATATTGGATTCCTCTATTCCGACAAAGCGCGTTCCCTCTTCTCAACGGAAGCAGGGACAGACCTACAACCCTACATTGATGCAAGTCGACAAGCCGCCGGTTCCTTCTTTGAAGTGACATCCATCGCTGCACCGGTCGAAAAAGCGGACAAAGATACGGTCATCCCGTATGTTCAGAATTCGCTCTTCCAAGCCGGACAGATTTATTACTCTGTGGGTATCGGTGTGAAACTTCCACAAGACCTGACGAGTGCGCTTACACCGCTGACAACGTTCGTTGGCTACATTGATCAAGGGCTTTTCCCGGCATCCGATGGTCTCAGGAAGAACACAGAGACGGCACTGAATTACCTCGCCGCCTCCAACTTCGAGCTGGGTCGGATGCAGGTCGGTATTGACGGTGAAATGTCTGAAAAAGCGGTGAATTATTTCCTCGCCGCGGGTGATGTCTTCCGCGATATGGTCCGCCGGTATCCGAGCGCGAACGATGCCGCCTTCTGGCAGTATCACGTCGGTGAATCTTACTACGCTGCCCAACAATTCGAGAAAGCCATCGAAGAATACGAGAAAGTCCGCACTGTGAACAAGACGCACAAAAGCGCGGCGGAATCGTTGTATGCTATCTCGACCTGTGCGCAGCTCCTGAGTGAAGCCGCCGAAAAGGGTGGCGATGCCGAAGCGAGACAGCGCTGGTACGATCGACTCTTTGAGGCGAACGAAATCCTCGTCGCTGAGTATCCAAACAGTCAGTATACTGCTGACGCGCTCATTAACATCGGCAATAAGTACTACAACGCCGGTTCTGAGCAAGGTATTGAAGAAGCCGAACGTATTAGCTTCTATCAGATGGCGATCGAGAACTATCAGAAAGCAGTCGATACACCCGGCATCGGGAACGAATCAAAATCGACGGCACTCAATTATCTCAACGATACGGCAAACGCTTTGACCTTCTACGAGTATGAGGTCGCAACCGATCTCCTCAACGAAGCAAAACTCACAAGCGGTGACGAGCAGAAACCCGCTATCGAAGGGGCTATCGCTGCCTATAGTAAGATTATTGAGACCTACCCGACGACCAAGTACGCTGACCTTGGCCTCGTCCAGATTGGTGAAGCCTATATGGTATTAGCCGATAGTGACGATGTCTATTTCAACGATGCCTTGGATTACTTCAACCGGTTGTGGGCAAAATATGAGACGACCCCACCTGTCGACACAAAAGTCAATCAGGCACTCACCTACGCAATTAGCCAGATTCAAACGATTCAAAGCTACATGAGAGCGAATAATCTGCAGATTCGTGGTGAAGCTGCCGGTGGCGGCGGTGGTGGTGGTGAGTAA